The segment AGAGTATCCGAGAGCGCGCCGCAATCGATGGGCATGAACCGTTTGGAAGCGCGGCTGCTGCACAGATGAATGGCTTGCGCCGCCAGTTCTTTGCCCACGCCGCTTTCGCCTTGAACCAGGACGGCGCCCTGCATCTTGGCAATGCGGGGGATTAGGTTAAAAATCTTCCGCATGGCGGGGGATTTGCCGACGAGGTTATAGAAACTATGGCTGTTGCGATCATACCCCCGGATGGAAACCCTCCGGCGTACGCGATCCACGTTGAGGATGATTTCCTGGGGTTCGACGGGTTTGATAAGATAGTTCAGCGCTCCCCGGCGCATGGCTTCCACCGCGCTGTTGATGGTTCCATAGCCGGTGATAATCATGACTTCGGCGTCGGGTTGGCGGGATTTGGCTTCCGAAACCAGCTGAACTCCATCCATGCCCGGCATAGACAGATCGGTTAAGATCAGATCGTAAAGATTCCTTTCCAACGTTTTTAACGCTTCTTCGCCGCTGTACGAAATATCCACGGCGTCGCCTTCGCCCGTCAACAGGTCCCGCAGCGTAGCAACCATGTCCGGCTCGTCGTCGACGACGAGAATGCGCAATCCAGGTTCGGAATAAAAAGAATTCATCGCTTTTTTAATCCCATTCCGAAAAAGGAAAATCCAGCGCCTTTCCGAGAAGACGCCCTTTAGCCGTATTACCTCGGACCGGGATGTTCGGGAACGGCGGCCAAGGATGGAAGACAGATCGAAAACGTACTGCCTTTGCCGACGCGGCTTTTTACGGTGATATCGCCTCCTTGCTCGCGGGCGATACTGCGCGCGATCGTCAATCCTAAACCGGTTCCCTGTCCGTTTCTCTTCGTAGTATAAAATCGGTCGAATATTTTTTCCTGCACTTCTTCGGGAATGCCGCATCCTTCATCCATGATGGAAATCCGCAATCCTTGTTTCCAGGATTCCAAAGTAATTGTGATGATTCCTCCTTCATCCATGCTTTGGATGGCGTTCAAGATCAGATTCAATAGGCACTCCTGCAAGGCGTTGCGATCGATCCGGAACAGAGGAAGAGGTTGATAATTCTTATATAATTCGATCTTTCTCCATTCCAATTCCTTGGAAAAGAGAGAGAGGAGATTGTCTACGATATGGCTTACGTCGATCACTTCTTCCGTTTTACTTGAAGCGTGGGATAAGTTGAGCAGATTATCGATGAACTCGCGCGCCCGGTTGATGCTTCGATTGATGATTTCGAGGTTGTTTTGTACGGAAGCGTCCGAACGCCGAAGCGCTCGGTCGATGTTGAAGGCGGCGTTGCGAATCATGCCGAGCAGGTTCCGCATTTCATGCGCGACGCTAAATGAGAGTTGACCGATCGAGGCCATCTTTTCCATGTGGGAGAGATTATGAGGAATCTCCTCCCGGTAGGATGTCTCTTTGGCGGTAAGATTTCGTTCTTCTTTTTCTGTTTTTAGATGAGTAACCATCTTTCTCCATCCACGTTGCTGCGAAAAGATTAATGCTGTTTTCTCAGGGCGTCCGCATTGCGGAAATCATAAGAAGAATCTGATCGGCAAAATCGAAAGTCCCGATAAACTGAGTAATCATAGACCATATACAAGCGATTTACACCGGTTGCGCATTAAAAATAATTTTACAAAATGTTCCTCTATCCCTTTACAACGATAGGGAAATGATCTATTGGGCGAATTGGAACTTCTCTTTACTGTAATAAAGGGAAGGACGCATGTCAACAGTTCGATTTTAATAACTTAGGTTCAATGCGGCGAAAACGTGGAACATCAAGGCCGCAACAAATGGAACATCGTCGCTCTCGAAAAATTTTTCTTATTGAAAATTAATGACTTATGATCGGAACGGGAATCCCACCTCTTCCAAAAAATGTATTGGAATGGGCGGGATAGACCATTCGGCAAGTTTCAAGTTGGCAAATAGTTATTCCCAAAAATGGAACAAGAGGAACAATAGCGGGATAAAGAGACCACCTGGGATTCGCAGCGACAATTTTTCTTTACGATAAACCGGCAAATCACTCGATCGTTTGATATCGATTGCATTATATATATAACATATTTTAACATTCCCTTTTTGCTGGCGCGGCAATCAGGAATGCGAGCGTCCTTAACTTTTGCACTTTTCGTTTTTGCGTGAAGGGATTCCCCAATTTGCTATTGTGTTACGGGAGTTGCCAATTCGCAAGGGATAAACGCCAGCGGTTAAACCTGCAACAGAGATATTTCTCTCGCGTTGTAGTACAGTAAATAAAGACCCGGTTGACGCGTCTTCGATTTTAAATCCATTAAAAATGAGGTTTGAATATGCGCCGTCCCATTCTTCTTACTATTGCGATCATAGGAATGCTTCTGGTTTTTTTTGCGGTTTTGTTTTTCCTGAACGTCGTCGGTTGGTATAACAACGCCGTGGGTTTGAATGAAGAAGCGGATCAACAGTGGGGGCAGGTGCAAAACCAATATCAACGCCGCGCCGACCTTATTCCCAACCTGGTCAATACCGTCAAAGGGTATGCGGAAAAAGAGGAGAAAATATTTACCCAGATTGCGGATGCCCGCTCCCTCATCGGTTTGGCGAGGAGTCCTGTCGAACGCCTCAAAGCAGAAGACGAAATGACCGGATTTCTCTCCCGGCTGCTGGTCATTGCGGAAAACTATCCCCAGCTCAAGGCCAGCGACAACTTCCGCGATTTGCAAGCAGAACTTGCGGGCACGGAAAATCGCATCGCTCAGGAACGCCGCCGTTACAATCAGGTTATCCAATCCTATAATTTTCTCGTCAAAAAATTTCCCGGCCGGTTTTACGCAGTCTTTTTCGGATTCGAACCCGGAGAATTTTTCGAAGCGGTTTCCGAAGCCCAAACGGCGCCCAAAGTCGATTTCAATGAAAAGAAGGAATGACCACTCACCCATCCATACCGCCGCCGTACATAAACCCTCTCGACGATTCATTCAAGGCGCTTGGGAATAAGTCGAAAATAGAGAGAGGCTCTTGAAAAATTAATGAAATCCGTCTTAAAATTCTCCCCGCAAGATTGGGGGGAGTTAGAGGGGGGTTGATTTTAATGGACTTAACGTCAACCCCCTCCTAACCTCCCCCAAGCTTGGGGGAGGAATAAAGGAATTTTTCGAGAGGCTAGAGAGGAAGGGAATTTCCGCAGAACGGAAAATTTCCTTTTTTATGTTTATTACAATGATAAACGTAAGTTTAAATTATTGAGGCGGCGGCGGTTTCTATACGCCGTCGATTCCATTTCAAGGAACGAGGACGGCGTCAATGATAAAGCCAAAATCCACGGTCATTTTTTTTGTTGTTCTTATTAACCTAATTGCATTATCGGCGGAGAATGCGCTATCCGCCGAGGCGGCGAGAAAGCTCGTCCTGTCCGCCGCCTCCGGCGACGCGGGAGCGGAAATCGAAATCGCCGTTTCCATTGACGATGCTCAAGACGTACTCTCCTATCGCATTGTCATCCAGATGCCGAATTTCTCCGGGCGCTATCCTTTGGAATACGTAACCGGCAGCGCTTCCAGCTCGGGGACGTTGACCCAGAAATGGGGCGCGCCCGTGGAGAACGATCTTTCGCAAAATCCTGATCGCGGAATCGTTATTTTCGTCGGCGCCGGAGGCATCGCCCCGCCCCTGGCCAACGGCCCCGGCGTTCTCATGAAATTTAAACTGCGAATCAAGGACGCCGCACGCAACGGCCTGGTGGAACTGGCTTTCGATCCTGCGTTGACTACACTGAACGACGGCCATGTCGCCGTCGATTTGGCGAACGGCTCCGTGCGCGTCGACGCCGTTTATCTCTGGGGAGACGTAGATCGCGACGGTTCGCCCGGCTTGAAAGACGCCCGATCCATCCTCCAATATGACGCCCTTCTCACCCAAACTTTTGAGGGACATTACGACATCCAATATCAATGGCCCAACGATTTTCCTCCCGAAGCGGACGTGAATGGAGACAAAACGATCGGCGCCTACGACGCCTGGCAATTGATTCAGTATGAAATTTTCAACCTGATCTGGTTCCCGGCGGACCTCGACAAAAACGGCTTTGGCCCCGATGCCGGGACGGTGGAAATCAAGCCGGGGACGGTGCGGCGCATTTCTCTGCCCAGCCTGGCCGCTCATCCCGGCGAAATCCTGGAGGTCCACGTTCAAATCAACGAGGCGGAAAGCATCGCCAGTTACCGCGTCGCCGTCGAATTGCCGAGCGCGTCGCCGGATTATCCTCTCGAATACGTCGTCGGCAGCGCCACTGGCGTTGGGACGTTTACGGCGTCTTGGCCGGCGCCGGTCGTGAACGATAAATCGGCGGCGGACGGTTATGTTCTTTTCATCAATATGGCGGAGCGGCAAACGGCGTTGACAAGCGGGCAGGGAACGTTATTCAAATTCAAAGTGCGGATTAAGGAAACCGCCAATCGGGGAACCGTTGGCCTGCAATTTCCATCCTCAGAGAAAAACCTTCTTGTCTCCCGGCTCAACGACGGTCAAATCCCGCTGCTGACGACGAACGGTTCTATGGATGTGCTCGAAATCCCGCAATGCGGCCTCGAATTCATCCCGCCGAACATCAAAGCGCTAGGAAATCTCCAACCTCTTTTCCGCATTCAACTTCCCAGCGAATCGCCACCGTTGTTTTCCATGCAGGGAGACATGCTGGCGGCGGCATCCGCCGAGGGGGATTTTACG is part of the Candidatus Omnitrophota bacterium genome and harbors:
- a CDS encoding HAMP domain-containing sensor histidine kinase — translated: MVTHLKTEKEERNLTAKETSYREEIPHNLSHMEKMASIGQLSFSVAHEMRNLLGMIRNAAFNIDRALRRSDASVQNNLEIINRSINRAREFIDNLLNLSHASSKTEEVIDVSHIVDNLLSLFSKELEWRKIELYKNYQPLPLFRIDRNALQECLLNLILNAIQSMDEGGIITITLESWKQGLRISIMDEGCGIPEEVQEKIFDRFYTTKRNGQGTGLGLTIARSIAREQGGDITVKSRVGKGSTFSICLPSLAAVPEHPGPR
- a CDS encoding LemA family protein; this encodes MRRPILLTIAIIGMLLVFFAVLFFLNVVGWYNNAVGLNEEADQQWGQVQNQYQRRADLIPNLVNTVKGYAEKEEKIFTQIADARSLIGLARSPVERLKAEDEMTGFLSRLLVIAENYPQLKASDNFRDLQAELAGTENRIAQERRRYNQVIQSYNFLVKKFPGRFYAVFFGFEPGEFFEAVSEAQTAPKVDFNEKKE